The Osmia bicornis bicornis chromosome 12, iOsmBic2.1, whole genome shotgun sequence genome includes a region encoding these proteins:
- the LOC114873230 gene encoding E3 ubiquitin-protein ligase TRIM37-like isoform X2: MASRETSINSKNSDDHTVETLAEVFRCFICMEKLRDAHLCPHCSKLCCYTCIRRWLTDQRSQCPHCRASLHLHELVNCRWVEEVTQQLDTLQAVGISNSRHDDSNRDRCTVHHEKLSVYCWTCRRCICHQCALWGGTHSGHTFKPLEEVYEQHVTQIKAEVGQLKRRLMELISLVQEVERNVESVRAAKDERVREIRNAVELMIARLDSQLKAKLLTLMGQKNSLTLETEQLEALLQEVEHQLHTSTRSELILKSSDISRMIHQVRKKPMTSFVTAPVPADFHSEIVPGYDSATFAMQNFTQLQLKADPVYSAPLHVNGLCWRLKVYPDGNGVVRGNYLSVFLELSAGLPETSKYEYRVEMIHQGSRDTSKNIVREFASDFEIGECWGYNRFFRLDLLATEGYLNTELDTLILRFQVRPPTFYQRCRDQQWYISQLITVQNQYATQINELKERLAIEISRNAMAATRVPSGATLCGSASNIVPVMIQQQSQAAGDPIVNSNSTRSTETYPNGSSTRSVQNAVPGGSNNSSLTGDQLMPMCELVDLSNMCPLGSTSTLSSVSSKTSLKQRRMNFLNVVEAESPNVHNANDVGSSGDCPATDVHSPPLSYPSPTVLNQQPSNRLSSSSSSDSGELSEHDIYLDECEHNEPHLTLLDDNSNDENDVDDETMSGASSNRGSVGDVQRDRQRESKLDKGENDVEVAESLTLWIQNKQRTKQQSNRDNTGDTCRLRGNDSLEDEIMLLHLFEMQDRNSAWPPLCFNSQHVDDSDSRTCLTNLHHNSSPLHCNATLPTHGSSTFSHKHRELESVCNEQFSDKRSTCPSHLCQPQVMCNGRSKLSQLSSICQQDVSGLTACGSQTRSEPATRSNSIDCEKDLPKMSVVNKVNHEVETSRSDLIVPSVVLDSNKIVSKHLLSRRQSSPSSSTNVGIVNNENSKIFEFEQLLETIQLSPISQKDTASCFNKLRKNISPDGKSNGCTATSIKSTALSLGPDVPSSSTSSTTDAVPSPNNYSWAPALYQHKHSQKNILEATMQISSNDTSNKCTAEKSLEESNS; encoded by the exons ATGGCTAGTAGAGAAACATCAATTAATTCGAAAAACTCGGATGATCATACTGTTGAG ACATTGGCAGAAGTCTTCAGATGTTTCATTTGTATGGAGAAGCTGAGGGATGCACATCTGTGTCCCCATTGCAGCAAACTGTGTTGTTATACATGTATCAGAAGGTGGCTCACAGACCAACGTTCTCAATGTCCTCATTGCAGAGCTTCCTTACATTTACATGAATTAGTAAACTGTAGATGGGTCGAGGAAGTGACCCAGCAGTTGGATACTCTTCAAGCTGTTGGTATCTCCAACTCTAGACACGACGATTCAAATAGGGATAG ATGTACTGTACATCATGAGAAGCTATCTGTTTATTGTTGGACCTGCCGCAGATGTATATGTCATCAGTGTGCTCTGTGGGGTGGTACTCATTCAGGGCACACTTTCAAACCATTAGAAGAGGTGTACGAACAGCACGTTACACAAATAAAGGCAGAAGTTGGGCAATTAAAGAGAAGATTGATGGAATTAATCAGCCTAGTTCAGGAAGTG GAACGAAACGTGGAATCTGTAAGAGCTGCAAAGGACGAGAGAGTAAGAGAAATTAGAAATGCTGTAGAATTGATGATAGCACGTTTGGACTCTCAGTTGAAAGCTAAATTATTGACGTTAATGGGCCAGAAGAATTCTTTGACTTTAGAGACAGAACAGTTGGAAGCTTTATTGCAAGAAGTAGAGCATCAGTTACATACGTCTACTCGTTCGGAACTTATACTGAAAAGTTCAGATATTTCGAGGATGATACATCAAGTACGAAAGAAACCAATGACTAGTTTTGTTACTGCTCCTGTTCCAGCTGATTTTCACAG TGAAATTGTACCGGGGTACGATAGCGCCACATTTGCAATGCAAAATTTTACACAATTACAACTAAAAGCCGACCCAGTGTATTCAGCACCTTTGCACGTTAATGGGCTGTGCTGGAGATTGAAAGTATATCCGGATGGGAATGGTGTTGTACGCGGAAATTATTTATCTGTCTTTCTAGAATTAAGCGCTGGTTTACCAGAGACATCGAA atATGAATATCGAGTTGAAATGATCCACCAAGGATCTCGTGACACAAGTAAGAACATCGTACGAGAATTTGCATCCGACTTTGAAATCGGTGAATGCTGGGGATATAATAGATTTTTTAGATTAGATTTACTTGCCACTGAAGGATATTTAAACACAGAATTGGATACTCTTATATTAAG ATTTCAGGTACGTCCACCAACGTTCTACCAACGGTGTAGAGACCAGCAATGGTACATTAGTCAATTAATAACAGTTCAAAATCAATATGCTACTCAAATCAACGAGCTGAAAGAG AGACTGGCAATAGAAATATCACGGAATGCTATGGCAGCAACCAGAGTACCTAGTGGAGCTACATTATGTGGATCAGCATCAAACATAGTGCCTGTGATGATTCAGCAACAATCACAAGCTGCTGGAGATCCAATAGTCAATTCTAATTCTACTCGTTCAACTGAAACATATCCAAATGGTTCATCTACAag ATCAGTGCAGAATGCGGTTCCAGGAGGAAGTAATAACAGTTCTCTAACGGGGGATCAGTTAATGCCCATGTGTGAACTAGTAGATCTTTCAAATATGTGTCCCCTTGGCTCTACTTCAACGTTGTCCTCTGTATCATCTAAAACAAGCTTGAAGCAACGtagaatgaattttttaaacgttGTTGAAGCTGAATCACCCAATGTACACAACGCGAATGATGTCGGTTCATCAGGAGATTGTCCGGCAACCGATGTCCATTCTCCACCCCTGTCTTATCCGTCTCCGACGGTGCTCAATCAACAACCATCGAATCGTCTGTCTAGTAGTAGCAGTAGTGATAGTGGA GAATTAAGTGAGCACGATATATACTTAGATGAATGTGAACATAACGAGCCGCATTTAACACTTCTGGATGATAATTCTAACGATGAAAACGATGTAGATGATGAAACTATGTCAG GCGCAAGTTCAAACAGAGGTTCTGTAGGAGATGTACAGAGAGACAGGCAAAGAGAAAGCAAGTTAGATAAAG GAGAGAATGATGTGGAAGTAGCAGAATCATTAACGTTATGGATTCAAAATAAACAGCGTACAAAGCAACAGAGTAACCGGGACAATACAGGGGATACCTGCAG ATTACGTGGCAATGATAGTCTAGAAGATGAAATAATGTTGCTACATTTATTCGAAATGCAAGATCGAAATTCTGCCTGGCCTCCTTTGTGCTTCAACAGCCAACACGTGGATGATTCTGATTCAAGGACGTGCTTAACAAATCTACATCATAACTCTAGCCCCTTGCACTGTAACGCTACACTGCCAACCCATGGATCATCTACATTTTCCCATAAGCATAGAGAACTTGAATCAGTATGCAACGAACAATTTTCGGATAAACGATCTACCTGTCCGTCTCATCTTTGTCAGCCTCAAGTGATGTGCAATGGTAGATCTAAATTAAGTCAATTATCTAGTATCTGTCAGCAAGATGTATCCGGATTAACAGCTTGTGGAAGTCAGACTAGATCTGAACCTGCGACTCGTTCAAATTCAATAGACTGTGAAAAAGATCTTCCAAAAATGTCTGTAGTTAATAAAGTAAATCATGAAGTAGAGACAAGTAGGTCGGATTTGATAGTACCAAGTG TAGTATTGGACAGTAACAAAATTGTATCCAAACATTTATTATCACGACGACAATCATCACCGTCGTCGTCCACTAATGTTGGTATTGTAAATAACGAGAATAGTAAGATATTTGAGTTCGAACAATTACTTGAAACTATTCAATTATCTCCGATATCTCAAAAGGACACTGCCAGctgtttcaataaattaaG gaaaaatatttcacctGATGGAAAAAGCAATGGTTGCACTGCTACTAGTATTAAATCCACTGCCCTCTCATTAGGACCTGATGTTCCATCATCTTCTACAAGCAGTACAACAGACGCTGTACCGAGCCCCAACAATTACAGCTGGGCTCCAGCACTGTACCAACACAAGCATA gtcagaaaaatattttagaggCTACTATGCAAATATCTTCTAACGATACTTCTAATAAATGTACTGCTGAAAA aTCGTTAGAGGAAAGTAATTCATGA
- the LOC114873230 gene encoding E3 ubiquitin-protein ligase TRIM37-like isoform X4, whose protein sequence is MASRETSINSKNSDDHTVETLAEVFRCFICMEKLRDAHLCPHCSKLCCYTCIRRWLTDQRSQCPHCRASLHLHELVNCRWVEEVTQQLDTLQAVGISNSRHDDSNRDRCTVHHEKLSVYCWTCRRCICHQCALWGGTHSGHTFKPLEEVYEQHVTQIKAEVGQLKRRLMELISLVQEVERNVESVRAAKDERVREIRNAVELMIARLDSQLKAKLLTLMGQKNSLTLETEQLEALLQEVEHQLHTSTRSELILKSSDISRMIHQVRKKPMTSFVTAPVPADFHSEIVPGYDSATFAMQNFTQLQLKADPVYSAPLHVNGLCWRLKVYPDGNGVVRGNYLSVFLELSAGLPETSKYEYRVEMIHQGSRDTSKNIVREFASDFEIGECWGYNRFFRLDLLATEGYLNTELDTLILRFQVRPPTFYQRCRDQQWYISQLITVQNQYATQINELKERLAIEISRNAMAATRVPSGATLCGSASNIVPVMIQQQSQAAGDPIVNSNSTRSTETYPNGSSTSRSVQNAVPGGSNNSSLTGDQLMPMCELVDLSNMCPLGSTSTLSSVSSKTSLKQRRMNFLNVVEAESPNVHNANDVGSSGDCPATDVHSPPLSYPSPTVLNQQPSNRLSSSSSSDSGELSEHDIYLDECEHNEPHLTLLDDNSNDENDVDDETMSGENDVEVAESLTLWIQNKQRTKQQSNRDNTGDTCRLRGNDSLEDEIMLLHLFEMQDRNSAWPPLCFNSQHVDDSDSRTCLTNLHHNSSPLHCNATLPTHGSSTFSHKHRELESVCNEQFSDKRSTCPSHLCQPQVMCNGRSKLSQLSSICQQDVSGLTACGSQTRSEPATRSNSIDCEKDLPKMSVVNKVNHEVETSRSDLIVPSVVLDSNKIVSKHLLSRRQSSPSSSTNVGIVNNENSKIFEFEQLLETIQLSPISQKDTASCFNKLRKNISPDGKSNGCTATSIKSTALSLGPDVPSSSTSSTTDAVPSPNNYSWAPALYQHKHSQKNILEATMQISSNDTSNKCTAEKSLEESNS, encoded by the exons ATGGCTAGTAGAGAAACATCAATTAATTCGAAAAACTCGGATGATCATACTGTTGAG ACATTGGCAGAAGTCTTCAGATGTTTCATTTGTATGGAGAAGCTGAGGGATGCACATCTGTGTCCCCATTGCAGCAAACTGTGTTGTTATACATGTATCAGAAGGTGGCTCACAGACCAACGTTCTCAATGTCCTCATTGCAGAGCTTCCTTACATTTACATGAATTAGTAAACTGTAGATGGGTCGAGGAAGTGACCCAGCAGTTGGATACTCTTCAAGCTGTTGGTATCTCCAACTCTAGACACGACGATTCAAATAGGGATAG ATGTACTGTACATCATGAGAAGCTATCTGTTTATTGTTGGACCTGCCGCAGATGTATATGTCATCAGTGTGCTCTGTGGGGTGGTACTCATTCAGGGCACACTTTCAAACCATTAGAAGAGGTGTACGAACAGCACGTTACACAAATAAAGGCAGAAGTTGGGCAATTAAAGAGAAGATTGATGGAATTAATCAGCCTAGTTCAGGAAGTG GAACGAAACGTGGAATCTGTAAGAGCTGCAAAGGACGAGAGAGTAAGAGAAATTAGAAATGCTGTAGAATTGATGATAGCACGTTTGGACTCTCAGTTGAAAGCTAAATTATTGACGTTAATGGGCCAGAAGAATTCTTTGACTTTAGAGACAGAACAGTTGGAAGCTTTATTGCAAGAAGTAGAGCATCAGTTACATACGTCTACTCGTTCGGAACTTATACTGAAAAGTTCAGATATTTCGAGGATGATACATCAAGTACGAAAGAAACCAATGACTAGTTTTGTTACTGCTCCTGTTCCAGCTGATTTTCACAG TGAAATTGTACCGGGGTACGATAGCGCCACATTTGCAATGCAAAATTTTACACAATTACAACTAAAAGCCGACCCAGTGTATTCAGCACCTTTGCACGTTAATGGGCTGTGCTGGAGATTGAAAGTATATCCGGATGGGAATGGTGTTGTACGCGGAAATTATTTATCTGTCTTTCTAGAATTAAGCGCTGGTTTACCAGAGACATCGAA atATGAATATCGAGTTGAAATGATCCACCAAGGATCTCGTGACACAAGTAAGAACATCGTACGAGAATTTGCATCCGACTTTGAAATCGGTGAATGCTGGGGATATAATAGATTTTTTAGATTAGATTTACTTGCCACTGAAGGATATTTAAACACAGAATTGGATACTCTTATATTAAG ATTTCAGGTACGTCCACCAACGTTCTACCAACGGTGTAGAGACCAGCAATGGTACATTAGTCAATTAATAACAGTTCAAAATCAATATGCTACTCAAATCAACGAGCTGAAAGAG AGACTGGCAATAGAAATATCACGGAATGCTATGGCAGCAACCAGAGTACCTAGTGGAGCTACATTATGTGGATCAGCATCAAACATAGTGCCTGTGATGATTCAGCAACAATCACAAGCTGCTGGAGATCCAATAGTCAATTCTAATTCTACTCGTTCAACTGAAACATATCCAAATGGTTCATCTACAag TAGATCAGTGCAGAATGCGGTTCCAGGAGGAAGTAATAACAGTTCTCTAACGGGGGATCAGTTAATGCCCATGTGTGAACTAGTAGATCTTTCAAATATGTGTCCCCTTGGCTCTACTTCAACGTTGTCCTCTGTATCATCTAAAACAAGCTTGAAGCAACGtagaatgaattttttaaacgttGTTGAAGCTGAATCACCCAATGTACACAACGCGAATGATGTCGGTTCATCAGGAGATTGTCCGGCAACCGATGTCCATTCTCCACCCCTGTCTTATCCGTCTCCGACGGTGCTCAATCAACAACCATCGAATCGTCTGTCTAGTAGTAGCAGTAGTGATAGTGGA GAATTAAGTGAGCACGATATATACTTAGATGAATGTGAACATAACGAGCCGCATTTAACACTTCTGGATGATAATTCTAACGATGAAAACGATGTAGATGATGAAACTATGTCAG GAGAGAATGATGTGGAAGTAGCAGAATCATTAACGTTATGGATTCAAAATAAACAGCGTACAAAGCAACAGAGTAACCGGGACAATACAGGGGATACCTGCAG ATTACGTGGCAATGATAGTCTAGAAGATGAAATAATGTTGCTACATTTATTCGAAATGCAAGATCGAAATTCTGCCTGGCCTCCTTTGTGCTTCAACAGCCAACACGTGGATGATTCTGATTCAAGGACGTGCTTAACAAATCTACATCATAACTCTAGCCCCTTGCACTGTAACGCTACACTGCCAACCCATGGATCATCTACATTTTCCCATAAGCATAGAGAACTTGAATCAGTATGCAACGAACAATTTTCGGATAAACGATCTACCTGTCCGTCTCATCTTTGTCAGCCTCAAGTGATGTGCAATGGTAGATCTAAATTAAGTCAATTATCTAGTATCTGTCAGCAAGATGTATCCGGATTAACAGCTTGTGGAAGTCAGACTAGATCTGAACCTGCGACTCGTTCAAATTCAATAGACTGTGAAAAAGATCTTCCAAAAATGTCTGTAGTTAATAAAGTAAATCATGAAGTAGAGACAAGTAGGTCGGATTTGATAGTACCAAGTG TAGTATTGGACAGTAACAAAATTGTATCCAAACATTTATTATCACGACGACAATCATCACCGTCGTCGTCCACTAATGTTGGTATTGTAAATAACGAGAATAGTAAGATATTTGAGTTCGAACAATTACTTGAAACTATTCAATTATCTCCGATATCTCAAAAGGACACTGCCAGctgtttcaataaattaaG gaaaaatatttcacctGATGGAAAAAGCAATGGTTGCACTGCTACTAGTATTAAATCCACTGCCCTCTCATTAGGACCTGATGTTCCATCATCTTCTACAAGCAGTACAACAGACGCTGTACCGAGCCCCAACAATTACAGCTGGGCTCCAGCACTGTACCAACACAAGCATA gtcagaaaaatattttagaggCTACTATGCAAATATCTTCTAACGATACTTCTAATAAATGTACTGCTGAAAA aTCGTTAGAGGAAAGTAATTCATGA
- the LOC114873230 gene encoding E3 ubiquitin-protein ligase TRIM37-like isoform X3, with translation MASRETSINSKNSDDHTVETLAEVFRCFICMEKLRDAHLCPHCSKLCCYTCIRRWLTDQRSQCPHCRASLHLHELVNCRWVEEVTQQLDTLQAVGISNSRHDDSNRDRCTVHHEKLSVYCWTCRRCICHQCALWGGTHSGHTFKPLEEVYEQHVTQIKAEVGQLKRRLMELISLVQEVERNVESVRAAKDERVREIRNAVELMIARLDSQLKAKLLTLMGQKNSLTLETEQLEALLQEVEHQLHTSTRSELILKSSDISRMIHQVRKKPMTSFVTAPVPADFHSEIVPGYDSATFAMQNFTQLQLKADPVYSAPLHVNGLCWRLKVYPDGNGVVRGNYLSVFLELSAGLPETSKYEYRVEMIHQGSRDTSKNIVREFASDFEIGECWGYNRFFRLDLLATEGYLNTELDTLILRFQVRPPTFYQRCRDQQWYISQLITVQNQYATQINELKERLAIEISRNAMAATRVPSGATLCGSASNIVPVMIQQQSQAAGDPIVNSNSTRSTETYPNGSSTSRSVQNAVPGGSNNSSLTGDQLMPMCELVDLSNMCPLGSTSTLSSVSSKTSLKQRRMNFLNVVEAESPNVHNANDVGSSGDCPATDVHSPPLSYPSPTVLNQQPSNRLSSSSSSDSGELSEHDIYLDECEHNEPHLTLLDDNSNDENDVDDETMSGASSNRGSVGDVQRDRQRESKLDKGENDVEVAESLTLWIQNKQRTKQQSNRDNTGDTCRLRGNDSLEDEIMLLHLFEMQDRNSAWPPLCFNSQHVDDSDSRTCLTNLHHNSSPLHCNATLPTHGSSTFSHKHRELESVCNEQFSDKRSTCPSHLCQPQVMCNGRSKLSQLSSICQQDVSGLTACGSQTRSEPATRSNSIDCEKDLPKMSVVNKVNHEVETSRSDLIVPSVLDSNKIVSKHLLSRRQSSPSSSTNVGIVNNENSKIFEFEQLLETIQLSPISQKDTASCFNKLRKNISPDGKSNGCTATSIKSTALSLGPDVPSSSTSSTTDAVPSPNNYSWAPALYQHKHSQKNILEATMQISSNDTSNKCTAEKSLEESNS, from the exons ATGGCTAGTAGAGAAACATCAATTAATTCGAAAAACTCGGATGATCATACTGTTGAG ACATTGGCAGAAGTCTTCAGATGTTTCATTTGTATGGAGAAGCTGAGGGATGCACATCTGTGTCCCCATTGCAGCAAACTGTGTTGTTATACATGTATCAGAAGGTGGCTCACAGACCAACGTTCTCAATGTCCTCATTGCAGAGCTTCCTTACATTTACATGAATTAGTAAACTGTAGATGGGTCGAGGAAGTGACCCAGCAGTTGGATACTCTTCAAGCTGTTGGTATCTCCAACTCTAGACACGACGATTCAAATAGGGATAG ATGTACTGTACATCATGAGAAGCTATCTGTTTATTGTTGGACCTGCCGCAGATGTATATGTCATCAGTGTGCTCTGTGGGGTGGTACTCATTCAGGGCACACTTTCAAACCATTAGAAGAGGTGTACGAACAGCACGTTACACAAATAAAGGCAGAAGTTGGGCAATTAAAGAGAAGATTGATGGAATTAATCAGCCTAGTTCAGGAAGTG GAACGAAACGTGGAATCTGTAAGAGCTGCAAAGGACGAGAGAGTAAGAGAAATTAGAAATGCTGTAGAATTGATGATAGCACGTTTGGACTCTCAGTTGAAAGCTAAATTATTGACGTTAATGGGCCAGAAGAATTCTTTGACTTTAGAGACAGAACAGTTGGAAGCTTTATTGCAAGAAGTAGAGCATCAGTTACATACGTCTACTCGTTCGGAACTTATACTGAAAAGTTCAGATATTTCGAGGATGATACATCAAGTACGAAAGAAACCAATGACTAGTTTTGTTACTGCTCCTGTTCCAGCTGATTTTCACAG TGAAATTGTACCGGGGTACGATAGCGCCACATTTGCAATGCAAAATTTTACACAATTACAACTAAAAGCCGACCCAGTGTATTCAGCACCTTTGCACGTTAATGGGCTGTGCTGGAGATTGAAAGTATATCCGGATGGGAATGGTGTTGTACGCGGAAATTATTTATCTGTCTTTCTAGAATTAAGCGCTGGTTTACCAGAGACATCGAA atATGAATATCGAGTTGAAATGATCCACCAAGGATCTCGTGACACAAGTAAGAACATCGTACGAGAATTTGCATCCGACTTTGAAATCGGTGAATGCTGGGGATATAATAGATTTTTTAGATTAGATTTACTTGCCACTGAAGGATATTTAAACACAGAATTGGATACTCTTATATTAAG ATTTCAGGTACGTCCACCAACGTTCTACCAACGGTGTAGAGACCAGCAATGGTACATTAGTCAATTAATAACAGTTCAAAATCAATATGCTACTCAAATCAACGAGCTGAAAGAG AGACTGGCAATAGAAATATCACGGAATGCTATGGCAGCAACCAGAGTACCTAGTGGAGCTACATTATGTGGATCAGCATCAAACATAGTGCCTGTGATGATTCAGCAACAATCACAAGCTGCTGGAGATCCAATAGTCAATTCTAATTCTACTCGTTCAACTGAAACATATCCAAATGGTTCATCTACAag TAGATCAGTGCAGAATGCGGTTCCAGGAGGAAGTAATAACAGTTCTCTAACGGGGGATCAGTTAATGCCCATGTGTGAACTAGTAGATCTTTCAAATATGTGTCCCCTTGGCTCTACTTCAACGTTGTCCTCTGTATCATCTAAAACAAGCTTGAAGCAACGtagaatgaattttttaaacgttGTTGAAGCTGAATCACCCAATGTACACAACGCGAATGATGTCGGTTCATCAGGAGATTGTCCGGCAACCGATGTCCATTCTCCACCCCTGTCTTATCCGTCTCCGACGGTGCTCAATCAACAACCATCGAATCGTCTGTCTAGTAGTAGCAGTAGTGATAGTGGA GAATTAAGTGAGCACGATATATACTTAGATGAATGTGAACATAACGAGCCGCATTTAACACTTCTGGATGATAATTCTAACGATGAAAACGATGTAGATGATGAAACTATGTCAG GCGCAAGTTCAAACAGAGGTTCTGTAGGAGATGTACAGAGAGACAGGCAAAGAGAAAGCAAGTTAGATAAAG GAGAGAATGATGTGGAAGTAGCAGAATCATTAACGTTATGGATTCAAAATAAACAGCGTACAAAGCAACAGAGTAACCGGGACAATACAGGGGATACCTGCAG ATTACGTGGCAATGATAGTCTAGAAGATGAAATAATGTTGCTACATTTATTCGAAATGCAAGATCGAAATTCTGCCTGGCCTCCTTTGTGCTTCAACAGCCAACACGTGGATGATTCTGATTCAAGGACGTGCTTAACAAATCTACATCATAACTCTAGCCCCTTGCACTGTAACGCTACACTGCCAACCCATGGATCATCTACATTTTCCCATAAGCATAGAGAACTTGAATCAGTATGCAACGAACAATTTTCGGATAAACGATCTACCTGTCCGTCTCATCTTTGTCAGCCTCAAGTGATGTGCAATGGTAGATCTAAATTAAGTCAATTATCTAGTATCTGTCAGCAAGATGTATCCGGATTAACAGCTTGTGGAAGTCAGACTAGATCTGAACCTGCGACTCGTTCAAATTCAATAGACTGTGAAAAAGATCTTCCAAAAATGTCTGTAGTTAATAAAGTAAATCATGAAGTAGAGACAAGTAGGTCGGATTTGATAGTACCAAGTG TATTGGACAGTAACAAAATTGTATCCAAACATTTATTATCACGACGACAATCATCACCGTCGTCGTCCACTAATGTTGGTATTGTAAATAACGAGAATAGTAAGATATTTGAGTTCGAACAATTACTTGAAACTATTCAATTATCTCCGATATCTCAAAAGGACACTGCCAGctgtttcaataaattaaG gaaaaatatttcacctGATGGAAAAAGCAATGGTTGCACTGCTACTAGTATTAAATCCACTGCCCTCTCATTAGGACCTGATGTTCCATCATCTTCTACAAGCAGTACAACAGACGCTGTACCGAGCCCCAACAATTACAGCTGGGCTCCAGCACTGTACCAACACAAGCATA gtcagaaaaatattttagaggCTACTATGCAAATATCTTCTAACGATACTTCTAATAAATGTACTGCTGAAAA aTCGTTAGAGGAAAGTAATTCATGA